From the Periophthalmus magnuspinnatus isolate fPerMag1 chromosome 1, fPerMag1.2.pri, whole genome shotgun sequence genome, one window contains:
- the LOC129456425 gene encoding uncharacterized protein LOC129456425 isoform X1: protein MASSGLVLSCLFFISLALGAKSGFVKVVCQKSEVVAQFGSNTLLDCVVRPNDASDSVQIKKVTWKLNGEPVLELRGEEKLHTPGFQFASGPFTASNMNVSLLITNTNWSHVGEYQCDVVTDIGDDKKEVHLDVRANYSKPQIKSDPEKINPDKSFTLTCTALGGFPKGDIRWVVGDLPWKNNPEVKVEKNQNGLFDLTSTLPFGPNTQFGKSVCEVYNAKGEKEGEGGFDIVVSGETAGEKLDENSYSNLVTPVVVIVLLIVLLGAVLLWRRRPQKARRLSAAPLMSEKPVINPDEADQMV from the exons ATGGCGTCCAGTGGACTTGTCCTCTCGTGTCTTTTCTTCATTTCACTTGCACTTGGAGCAAAAAGTG GTTTTGTGAAAGTCGTTTGTCAGAAGTCTGAGGTTGTGGCTCAGTTTGGCTCGAACACGCTGCTGGACTGTGTCGTCCGACCTAATGACGCCAGTGACTCAGTTCAAATTAAAAAGGTGACATGGAAATTAAATGGAGAGCCTGTGCTCGAGCTCAGAGGAGAAGAAAAACTTCATACACCTGGATTTCAGTTTGCTTCGGGTCCTTTCACTGCCTCAAACATGAACGTGTCTCTGCTCATCACTAACACTAATTGGTCACATGTCGGAGAATATCAGTGTGATGTAGTGACAGACATCGGAGACGATAAAAAGGAAGTGCATCTGGACGTCAGAG caAACTACAGCAAACCACAGATTAAATCTGATCCTGAGAAAATAAACCCTGATAAGAGCTTCACTTTGACCTGCACGGCCCTCGGTGGCTTCCCTAAAGGTGACATTCGCTGGGTGGTGGGTGACCTTCCCTGGAAAAATAACCCTGAAGTGAAAGTTGAAAAGAACCAAAATGGCCTCTTCGATCTGACGAGCACACTACCTTTTGGACCCAACACACAATTCGGAAAATCTGTGTGTGAGGTGTACAACGccaaaggagagaaagaaggtgaAGGAGGATTTGACATCGTAGTCAGTGGTGAAACTGCAG gaGAAAAGCTCGATGAGAATTCCTATAGCAACTTAGTGACTCCAGTCGTGGTCATTGTTTTATTGATCGTTCTACTTGGGGCAGTTCTGCTTTGGCGAAGGAGGCCACAAA
- the LOC129456425 gene encoding uncharacterized protein LOC129456425 isoform X2 produces MASSGLVLSCLFFISLALGAKSGFVKVVCQKSEVVAQFGSNTLLDCVVRPNDASDSVQIKKVTWKLNGEPVLELRGEEKLHTPGFQFASGPFTASNMNVSLLITNTNWSHVGEYQCDVVTDIGDDKKEVHLDVRANYSKPQIKSDPEKINPDKSFTLTCTALGGFPKGDIRWVVGDLPWKNNPEVKVEKNQNGLFDLTSTLPFGPNTQFGKSVCEVYNAKGEKEGEGGFDIVVSGETAGEKLDENSYSNLVTPVVVIVLLIVLLGAVLLWRRRPQSEKPVINPDEADQMV; encoded by the exons ATGGCGTCCAGTGGACTTGTCCTCTCGTGTCTTTTCTTCATTTCACTTGCACTTGGAGCAAAAAGTG GTTTTGTGAAAGTCGTTTGTCAGAAGTCTGAGGTTGTGGCTCAGTTTGGCTCGAACACGCTGCTGGACTGTGTCGTCCGACCTAATGACGCCAGTGACTCAGTTCAAATTAAAAAGGTGACATGGAAATTAAATGGAGAGCCTGTGCTCGAGCTCAGAGGAGAAGAAAAACTTCATACACCTGGATTTCAGTTTGCTTCGGGTCCTTTCACTGCCTCAAACATGAACGTGTCTCTGCTCATCACTAACACTAATTGGTCACATGTCGGAGAATATCAGTGTGATGTAGTGACAGACATCGGAGACGATAAAAAGGAAGTGCATCTGGACGTCAGAG caAACTACAGCAAACCACAGATTAAATCTGATCCTGAGAAAATAAACCCTGATAAGAGCTTCACTTTGACCTGCACGGCCCTCGGTGGCTTCCCTAAAGGTGACATTCGCTGGGTGGTGGGTGACCTTCCCTGGAAAAATAACCCTGAAGTGAAAGTTGAAAAGAACCAAAATGGCCTCTTCGATCTGACGAGCACACTACCTTTTGGACCCAACACACAATTCGGAAAATCTGTGTGTGAGGTGTACAACGccaaaggagagaaagaaggtgaAGGAGGATTTGACATCGTAGTCAGTGGTGAAACTGCAG gaGAAAAGCTCGATGAGAATTCCTATAGCAACTTAGTGACTCCAGTCGTGGTCATTGTTTTATTGATCGTTCTACTTGGGGCAGTTCTGCTTTGGCGAAGGAGGCCACAAA
- the jpt1a gene encoding jupiter microtubule associated homolog 1a, translating to MTTTTTFKGMEPGAKSSSRVLRPPGGGSNISFGNEEEKPVRVNKMASSVFAEPEDPYANRRNNPPGGEPTGVLCGESSAPLRRRDQSTTNSAAAGEEQPCADPEHGANAELCPEQPQAEASPAEEPGAPSGRRNPPGGKSSLILG from the exons ATGACGACGACAACCACGTTTAAAGGGATGGAGCCCGGCGCGAAAAGCAGCTCCag GGTTCTGCGTCCTCCCGGTGGCGGATCCAACATATCCTTTGGTAACGAAGAGGAGAAACCCGTCCGAGTAAACAAGATGGCCTCCAGTGTGTTCGCCGAACCCGAGGACCCCTACGCCAACCGCAGGAACAACCCACCAG gtGGGGAGCCCACTGGTGTCCTCTGTGGAGAGTCCTCAGCTCCACTGAGAAGAAGAGACCAGTCCACCACCAACTCGGCTGCAGCT GGAGAGGAGCAGCCCTGTGCTGATCCTG AGCATGGTGCTAACGCTGAGCTGTGCCCCGAGCAGCCGCAGGCAGAAGCGTCTCCGGCCGAGGAGCCCGGAGCCCCGTCGGGACGCAGGAACCCTCCAGGCGGCAAATCCAGCCTTATTCTGGGATGA
- the LOC117375379 gene encoding small ubiquitin-related modifier 2-like, translating to MADEKPKEGVKTENNEHINLKVAGQDGSVVQFKIKRHTPLSKLMKAYCERQGLSISQIRFRFDGQPINETDTPSQLEMEDEDTIDVFQQQTGGSLH from the exons ATGGCAGATGAAAAACCAAAG GAGGGTGTCAAGACAGAAAACAATGAGCACATCAACCTGAAAGTGGCAGGACAAGATGGATCCGTGGtgcagttcaaaatcaaaaggCACACTCCACTCAGCAAACTCATGAAAGCTTACTGTGAACGACAG GGCTTGTCCATTAGCCAAATAAGGTTTCGATTTGATGGACAGCCGATTAATGAAACTGACACCCCTTCACAG CTTGAAATGGAAGACGAAGACACAATCGATGTTTTCCAGCAGCAAACGGGAGGCTCTTTACACTGA